One genomic segment of Ctenopharyngodon idella isolate HZGC_01 chromosome 7, HZGC01, whole genome shotgun sequence includes these proteins:
- the tex261 gene encoding protein TEX261, with protein MWFIYLLSWLSLVVQICFVTLAIAAGLYYLAELIEEYTVATSRIIKYMIMFSTSVLVGLYLFEGFPTLMIGVGLFTNLVYFGLLQTFPYIMLTSPNFILSCALVVLNHYMAFQYFAEQYYPFSEVLAYFTICLWVIPFSFFVSLSAGENVLPSTVQQGDDVVSNYFTKGKRGKRSGILLIFSFLKEAVLPSRQKMY; from the exons atgtggtttatttatttactcagcTGGTTGTCGCTGGTGGTACAGATATGTTTCGTTACTCTCGCTATTG CTGCAGGACTGTATTACCTGGCAGAGTTAATAGAGGAGTACACAGTCGCAACCAGTcgcattataaaatatatgattATG TTCTCCACATCCGTTCTGGTGGGGCTCTACCTGTTTGAGGGCTTCCCAACGCTCATGATCGGAGTGGGTCTCTTCACAAACCTGGTTTACTTTGGTCTGCTTCAGACGTTTCCATACATAATGCTGACCTCGCCAAACTTTATCCTGTCATGTG cactgGTTGTGTTAAACCACTACATGGCCTTCCAGTATTTTGCAGAGCAGTACTATCCTTTCTCTGAG GTTCTGGCGTACTTCACAATATGCCTGTGGGTGATTCCGTTCTCATTCTTCGTTTCTCTTTCTGCCGGGGAGAATGTCCTTCCATCCACTGTGCAGCAGGGAG ATGATGTGGTGTCAAACTACTTCACTAAAGGCAAGCGTGGAAAGCGCTCGGGCATCCTGCTCATCTTCTCCTTCTTGAAGGAGGCTGTTTTGCCAAGCCGACAGAAGATGTACTGA